CGATGAATACGCAGAAAAATCGAGGCGCCAAGGCACCCGGAGTCGGATACAGAGGCATGGCTAGCTGCCCAACGATATATTCGGCAGGGAACAATCGGTATCCGATTATGCTTTGGAGGGTTTAGTCGACACAGGGATAACAGGCTGGCAGGATAAGAAAGGAAGCGGCCGCCACAGAATGTAACGGGCGGCCGCGTATGGATAGCAGCGGCCGGCCTCAGGGCGGGCAGCAGGCGCAGGTCGAACGAAACAGGGTGGTGCTCAGGTAACGGTCCCCGCGGTCGGGCAACAGGGTGACAATGACGCCCTTGTCCATGCCGCGCGCCACTTCCAGGGCGCCGGCAACCGCCGCACCGCTGGACATGCCGGCAAACACGCCTTCGCGGATAGCCAGCATGCGGGCCGTTTCGAAGGCCTTGTCGTCATCGATCACGAGTTTGGTATCCAGATTTTCCGGATGGTAGATTTCCGGAACGATGGCTTCCTTCATGTTTTTCAACCCCTGGACCTTATGCCCGATGACCGGTTCGACACCGACGATGCGGATGGCGGGATTCTTTTCTTTCAAATAGAGGCCAGTACCCATAAGGGTCCCGGAGGTTCCCATGCCGGCCACAAAAACATCGACCTGTCCATCGGTCTGGGCAAAAATTTCCGGACCGGTGGTGTGATAATGGGCCATGGGATTGTTCGGATTGGCATATTGGTTGGGCATGTAATATTTGTAGGGGTTTTCTTCCAGGATGCGATGCGCCATGCGAATGGCGCCGTCGGTCGCTTCGGCCGGCGGCGACAGCAGCACTTCGGCACCGTAGGCTTCCAGGACGGCCCGGCGTTCCATGCTGACGCAGCCGGGCATAACCAGCTTGACGCGGTAGCCTCTCGCCGCACCGATCATGGCCAGAGCGATACCGGTATTGCCGGAAGTCGGCTCCAGGATGGTTTTGCCCTTGGTCAGCTCTCCGGATTCTTCGGCTTTGCGGAGCATATGCCAGGCCGGCCGATCCTTGACCGAACCGCCGGGATTGTTGCCTTCGAGTTTGGCGAAAATACGAACTTCAGGATTGGTGTTGAGCTGGGTCAATTCCACCATGGGGGTATTCCCTATGGCGTTCACCAGGCCCATGGAACAATGGGTTTTCATGGTATGTGTGCCCTTGTAACGGGGTTATGGATATGCGTACGGCCGGCAATGAAGGCCATAGTACAAAATCCTGCCATCGAAAGACAACGCGTTTTTCATGACAATAGCGTTTACATGATGCCGTGCAAGGGGCCGCCGCGGGCGGCCATGGCTTCGATACGTTTAATCGTGGCCGGATCGTCCTCCAGTGGCGCCGGATGGTGTGGCTTGAGGCGCGCATCGAGCACCAGCGGTCCGCTGCAGCCCCAATGCTTGAGTTTCGTGCCGGCGTCGACTCCATAGAGGTCGGTGGCGGGGTCGGAACGGGTAAACGCGACCCACAAAAAATGATCCAGATGGCTGGCGGTGAACCGGCTGTCGTCCACCAGAACGACCCAGGGGATTTGTCGTATCGGGTGCTCAGGGCCGAAGAAGGCACAGAAAGACTCCACCGCGGGATCGGCCTGGCCGCGGTTTACGGTGGCCGGCGGTGCCTGGATGGCCAACACCCCGGGCACAACTAGACGCGGGTCGGAAAAACCCTGCGGCAAAGACAGGTCGCATGGCAGTTCGGTTGACAGTGTCCGGATCGGCGGCCCGGCAGCGGCAATGACGACTTTGGACCCTTGGTGCAAGTCGGGACCGGAATAGTCGAGAGTGTCGATGCTGGTACGGGTCTGAAAGTGCAGATCGCGTCGCCAGTCGACCCGTTCCAGCAAATGCCGCAGATAGGCCGCAACATCGTGAATGTTGAGCCGTGGTGCATCCTGCCGGGCCACGATCAGCAGGTATTTGGCCAGCGAAAGCTGGCCGGTGCCGAGCAGGGCATTGGCCTGGGTCAGCAGTTCCCGCGGTTGGCGAAGAGTCTCGTAAGGCAGGTAGCGCTCGCTGCCGATAGCCAGCAGCAGAGGATGCACCCCCGCGGCATCGACGGCATGGACGGCGTGCACGCCAGGCACCAGTTCAGGAATCATGGGGCCGGTTAATTCATGAATAAAGGCGCCGAAGACGCTGTCCTCCTGAGGCGGCCGCCCGACACTGGTAAAAGGCCAGATGGCGTCGGGCCTGTGATAGACGGCATCGACCGCCAGCACGGGAAAATCGTGCTGCAGGCTGTAGTATCCGAGGTGATCGCCGAAAGGTCCCTCGGGCAGGAGTTTATCCGGGACAATGGTGCCTGAAATGCAGAAATCGGCTTCGGCCGGCATGGGCAACTGCCCCGCCCTGTTTATCAGAGCAATGCGTCGCCCACCGAGCAACCCGGCAAAGCAGAGCTCCGGCATGCCTTCCGGCAGCGGCATGACCGCAGCGACGGTAAGGCACGGCGGCCCTCCGACAAAGATGTTGACACGCAGAGGCTGGTTTCGTTTCAGTGCTTCGGCGTGATGTATGCCGATCCCCCGGTGCAGCTGATAGTGGAGGCCGATTTCCTGATTGGGCCGATAGCGGTTACCGGCCAGTTGGACGCGATACATGCCCAGATTGGAATGCCGCCAGCCGGGTTGAGCGATACTTTCCGAATAGACCTGCGGCAGGGTGATGAAGGGGCCGCCGTCCTTCGGCCAGGATTTGAGACCGGGCAGTTTATCGATACGGGTTCTGCATCGGATGACCGGACCGCCGCCGACCTTGCGGGGCAGCAGGTGCAGCGCCCCCCGCAAAGCCCCGGGCCAGGATCCGGGGGATTTCAGCCATTCCGCGGGATCGGTTTTAAACGCCAGCAACCGCTGCACAAGGGGCAGCGTATCCCGAAACAGAAACCGGGTTCGCTGCATGGTTCCGAAGAGGTTGCCAAGCATGGGGAAGGCGCAGCCCTTAACCCGGGTAAAAAGCAGCGCCGGACCACCGGCCTGAAACACCCGCCGCTGCACCGCGGCGATTTCCAATTCGCCATCCAGTTCCACATCGATGCGGCGCAACTGTCCGGTTCGCTCCAGGTCACGGACACAGTCGGTAAGATTTCGATAACCCATGGGGTATCCTGTTGCGTATTTTTCAACGTGCCCAAATTCGCACGTTCAAAGCAGAAAAGGGGGCATATGCCCCCTTTCCCGGTTCAAGATCTCAGCTGCCACAACTCAGATGCTGTCGAGAATTTCCTGTTTTTTGGCGAGGAAATCCTCCTCATTGATCAGACCCTTGTTTTTGAGTTGCTGCAGCATCTGCAGACGCTGCTCGATTTTATTCAGTCCCATCGGTTCGGCCGCCGCAGGGGCCGCCGCCGGTGCGCCGGACATGGAGTTCTGCTTCATCTGTTCGATAGACTGTTCCATTTTATCGATTTTCCGCTGCATTTTTTGCTGTTCTGATTCAAATTGTGCGCTGTCTTCCCACATCTGTGCCGCTTCACGGAAACTCTCCGGTGTGGGATTCAATATCAGCCAATCCCTCCGCGTGACAACATCGCTGGTAAGAGCACCGTTGGTTTTATATTTCATGCCGACCCGGGGTACAATCGTCCAGCCGGTTTGCGCATTGCGATTGCTGGGCAAGGTATATTTGCGACCGGCCAGCATGAGGGGATATGTGCTTTGATCACTGTTCGGAGTATATTCCTGGTGAAGGGTACCGATAATCAGATTGAGCCGATCCTTGGCGACAAACAACCGATAGGTGGAGATTTCCGGGCCAACATGCCCCTGGTGAACACCAGCGATAGCAAAGGTGACATCCTCCCGTGGACCGGCCTGGGCCAGGCCGCGGCTGAGAGTGTCGCCAAGAATGTCCAGTTCTTCAGGGCTGAAAACCGGCACCGGGTTCTCCTCTCCCTCAAACTGAACCTCCAGTGAACCAAGTGTCTTACGTATCAAATTGGGGGAGAGCTTGGCGGGGTGATCGTTGGACGCCACCATAATGCTGTCGTGATCCTGATTTTCAATACGCACGAACTGATCTTTATTCTTCCATATAACCGACTGCACTTCGGCGTCTTTACCGTTCATTAAATTGGCACCACAACCGGCAAAGGACAGAGCCAGAACCGCCGTGACAATTATGCGCCCATACAGCATTGCAGTTTTACCCAGAACAGCCTTGCGCCTCATTGAAAATCTCCTTCGATGGAATGGATAACTGGTCGATTATAATGTAGTGATCATAAGACTTGAATCGGCGAGAGGCAAACGGTTTTTGGCGCTGGTCATCACTACCCTGACAACAGGATGTCAGCCCCTGCAAAAGGAGGCCGCTTCCCTGCTGGCACATCAGTCCCCATAGGACGCGGCTTCCCTTCATGCACCCGTTACTGCATCGGCGCGAACCAGCGTTACGATACATTAAGATCGTATACATATGCAAGCAAATTGGCCCGGCGCTCCGTCGGCCGGTAGCCGCCGAATTTGCAACGTGCTGGTCATGATAGTCCGACAATCCTGCAGTATAAGGATGGAAGCCCGGGCATATAAAAAGGGAAAGGAGGCTGTTGCCTCCTTTCCCGGATGGTACGTGAAAATGTTTTCTACGGCTTAGAGACTGTCGAGTATTTCCTGTCTCTTGG
This DNA window, taken from Syntrophotalea carbinolica DSM 2380, encodes the following:
- a CDS encoding PLP-dependent cysteine synthase family protein, producing the protein MKTHCSMGLVNAIGNTPMVELTQLNTNPEVRIFAKLEGNNPGGSVKDRPAWHMLRKAEESGELTKGKTILEPTSGNTGIALAMIGAARGYRVKLVMPGCVSMERRAVLEAYGAEVLLSPPAEATDGAIRMAHRILEENPYKYYMPNQYANPNNPMAHYHTTGPEIFAQTDGQVDVFVAGMGTSGTLMGTGLYLKEKNPAIRIVGVEPVIGHKVQGLKNMKEAIVPEIYHPENLDTKLVIDDDKAFETARMLAIREGVFAGMSSGAAVAGALEVARGMDKGVIVTLLPDRGDRYLSTTLFRSTCACCPP
- a CDS encoding UbiD family decarboxylase — its product is MGYRNLTDCVRDLERTGQLRRIDVELDGELEIAAVQRRVFQAGGPALLFTRVKGCAFPMLGNLFGTMQRTRFLFRDTLPLVQRLLAFKTDPAEWLKSPGSWPGALRGALHLLPRKVGGGPVIRCRTRIDKLPGLKSWPKDGGPFITLPQVYSESIAQPGWRHSNLGMYRVQLAGNRYRPNQEIGLHYQLHRGIGIHHAEALKRNQPLRVNIFVGGPPCLTVAAVMPLPEGMPELCFAGLLGGRRIALINRAGQLPMPAEADFCISGTIVPDKLLPEGPFGDHLGYYSLQHDFPVLAVDAVYHRPDAIWPFTSVGRPPQEDSVFGAFIHELTGPMIPELVPGVHAVHAVDAAGVHPLLLAIGSERYLPYETLRQPRELLTQANALLGTGQLSLAKYLLIVARQDAPRLNIHDVAAYLRHLLERVDWRRDLHFQTRTSIDTLDYSGPDLHQGSKVVIAAAGPPIRTLSTELPCDLSLPQGFSDPRLVVPGVLAIQAPPATVNRGQADPAVESFCAFFGPEHPIRQIPWVVLVDDSRFTASHLDHFLWVAFTRSDPATDLYGVDAGTKLKHWGCSGPLVLDARLKPHHPAPLEDDPATIKRIEAMAARGGPLHGIM
- a CDS encoding OmpH family outer membrane protein, with the protein product MRRKAVLGKTAMLYGRIIVTAVLALSFAGCGANLMNGKDAEVQSVIWKNKDQFVRIENQDHDSIMVASNDHPAKLSPNLIRKTLGSLEVQFEGEENPVPVFSPEELDILGDTLSRGLAQAGPREDVTFAIAGVHQGHVGPEISTYRLFVAKDRLNLIIGTLHQEYTPNSDQSTYPLMLAGRKYTLPSNRNAQTGWTIVPRVGMKYKTNGALTSDVVTRRDWLILNPTPESFREAAQMWEDSAQFESEQQKMQRKIDKMEQSIEQMKQNSMSGAPAAAPAAAEPMGLNKIEQRLQMLQQLKNKGLINEEDFLAKKQEILDSI